A region of Labeo rohita strain BAU-BD-2019 chromosome 2, IGBB_LRoh.1.0, whole genome shotgun sequence DNA encodes the following proteins:
- the kif1ab gene encoding kinesin-like protein KIF1A isoform X5, giving the protein MAGASVKVAVRVRPFNSREIGKESKCIIQMSGNTTTILNPKQPKETKSFNFDYSYWSHTTPEDVNYACQKQVYKDIGEEMLLHAFEGYNVCIFAYGQTGAGKSYTMMGKQEKDQEGIIPLLCEDLFTKISDNNDNSMSYSVEVSYMEIYCERVRDLLNPKNKGNLRVREHPLMGPYVEDLSKLAVTSYNDIQDLMDSGNKARTVAATNMNETSSRSHAVFNIIFTQKRHDSDTDNTSEKVSKISLVDLAGSERADSTGAKGTRLKEGANINKSLTTLGKVISALAEMDSVPNKNKKKKKVESFIPYRDSVLTWLLRENLGGNSRTAMVAALSPADINYDETLSTLRYADRAKQIRCNAVINEDPNNRLVRELKEEVARLKDLLYAQGLGDIIETYRAQAPGIAALKLTNAMTGMSPSPSLSALSSRAGSISSLHDRIMFSPGSEEAIERLKETEKIIAELNETWEEKLRRTEAIRMEREALLAEMGVAMREDGGTVGVFSPKKTPHLVNLNEDPLMSECLLYYIKDGITKVGREDASSRQDIVLSGHFIKDEHCIFTSTTNASGEGTVVLEPCEEAETYVNGKRVTEPTVLRSGNRIIMGKSHVFRFNDPEQARQERERTPCADTPVEPVDWAFAQRELLEKQGIDMKQEMEQRLQELEDQYRKEREEASNLLEQQRLDYESKLEALQRQVDSRYYPETTEEEEEPEEEVPWTKRETELALWAFRKWRFYQFTSLRDLLWGNAIFLKEANAISVELKKKVQFQFVLLTDTLYSPLPPDLLPPSIAKDREKRLFPRTIVAVEVQDQKNGATHYWTLEKLRQRLDLMREMYDRAAEVPSTAVEDCDHMMSGGDPFYDRFPWFRLVGRTPILNTCMSERMSDLTLSPTLSDPDSDITELADERHYGKVEVEEEELDDLDDEIFMEDPGSELGREEEEDGVGERCPGVSDGQDPFYDRWPLFSLVGRAFVYLSNLLYPVPLVHRVAIVSEKGEVKGFLRVAVQAISADEEAPDYGSGVRQSGTAKISFEDQQFEKFQTETCTGGTSHTNTSQEELRIVEGEGQNSEMGLSADEVNNNTCAASPDIPNSPLKGGLECSLDVTQEKSLQHLKIGSNFTFRVTVLQASSISAEYADIFCQFNFIHRHDEAFSTEPLKNTGRGPPLGFYHVQNITVEVTKSFVEYIKSQPIVFEVFGHYQKQPFPPLCKDLISSLRPTRRQFPRVMPLSKPVPATKLNTLTRSTAGPCHCKYDLMAFFEICELEANGDYIPAVVDHRGGMPCHGTFLLHQGIQRRITVTIAHETGNDIEWKEVKELVIGRIRNTPEADETIIDPNILSLNILSSGYIRPSYDDRVSLGIDHRTFYRFEAAWDSSMHNSLLLNRVTPYGEKIYITLSAYLEMENCTQPTVITKDFCMVFYSRDAKLPASRSIRNLFSTGAFRPSESNRVTGVYELSLCHLADIGSPGMQRRRRRVLDTSVAYVRGEENLAGWRPRSDSLILDHQWELEKLSLLQEVEKTRHYLLLREKLEASLLLGQDSFCGKDLMDSPKASSPMFNPVVSLGLDSPNERQRELAAKCVRLLMHTFNRQYSQVSSSLSESKLSEMSASLLSASSPLSTLTPSSTCPSLVDGHYGSPDLRGAEANSGASSPDLDPFSPIERKPRSCTFIPNIQEIRVSPIVSKKGYLHFHETHTSGWVKRYIVVRRPYVYLYRSERDCVERAVINLSSAQVEYSEDQHAMLRAPNTFAVCTEHRNILLQAGNDKEMHDWLYAFNPLLAGTIRSKLSRRKSGQMRM; this is encoded by the exons ATGGCCGGTGCCTCGGTGAAAGTAGCTGTGAGGGTCCGTCCCTTCAATTCACGAGAGATTGGAAAAGAGAGCAAGTGCATCATCCAGATGTCAGGCAACACTACCA CAATTCTAAACCCAAAACAGCCAAAGGAGACCAAGAGCTTCAACTTTGACTATTCTTATTGGTCACATACAACG CCAGAAGATGTGAACTATGCATGCCAAAAGCAGGTTTATAAAGACATTGGAGAGGAAATGCTTCTGCATGCTTTTGAGGGATACAACGTTTGTATCTTTGCCTATGGGCAAACAGGGGCAGGAAAATCATATACCATGATGGGGAAACAGGAGAAAGACCAAGAAGGCATCATCCCATTG CTATGTGAGGACCTGTTTACCAAGATCAGTGACAATAATGACAACAGCATGTCATACTCAGTTGAG gtcagtTACATGGAGATCTACTGTGAGCGTGTGCGGGACCTTCTGAACCCAAAGAACAAAGGTAATCTGCGCGTGCGAGAGCATCCTCTGATGGGGCCGTACGTCGAGGATCTGTCAAAACTAGCCGTTACTTCCTACAATGACATCCAGGACCTGATGGACTCTGGAAACAAAGCAAG AACTGTGGCAGCCACCAACATGAATGAGACCAGCAGTCGCTCCCACGCTGTGTTCAACATCATCTTCACACAGAAACGTCATGATAGTGATACAGACAACACATCTGAAAAG GTCAGCAAAATCAGCTTGGTCGACTTGGCAGGCAGTGAGAGGGCTGATTCTACTGGAGCTAAAGGCACTAGACTCAAG GAAGGAGCCAATATTAACAAATCTTTAACAACACTAGGCAAAGTTATCTCTGCTCTGGCTGAGATG gACTCTGTACCAAACAAG aacaagaagaaaaagaaagttgAGAGCTTTATTCCATACAGAGATTCAGTTCTGACTTGGCTGCTGAGGGAAAACCTCG gAGGAAACTCACGTACCGCTATGGTAGCAGCTCTAAGCCCTGCTGATATTAACTATGATGAGACTCTCAGCACGCTCAG GTACGCTGACCGAGCCAAGCAGATCCGCTGCAACGCTGTCATCAACGAAGACCCCAACAACCGCCTGGTGCGTGAACTGAAAGAAGAGGTGGCACGTCTGAAGGATCTGCTTTATGCTCAGGGTCTTGGAGACATCATTGAGA CATATCGGGCACAGGCTCCTGGGATAGCTGCTCTCAAAT TGACCAATGCCATGACAGGGATGAGCCCATCGCCCTCGCTCTCCGCCCTGTCCAGCCGAGCTGGCTCCATCAGCAGCCTGCATGACCGGATCATGTTCAGCCCAGGAAGCGAGGAAGCTATTGAGAGGCTGAAG GAAACTGAGAAGATAATCGCAGAACTCAATGAAACTTGGGAAGAGAAGCTTCGTCGCACCGAGGCCATTCGAATGGAAAG GGAGGCACTTTTGGCTGAAATGGGTGTGGCGATGAGGGAAGATGGAGGAACTGTTGGAGTCTTTTCACCAAAGAAG ACACCTCACCTGGTCAACCTCAATGAAGATCCACTGATGTCTGAATGTTTGTTGTATTACATTAAAGATGGAATCACCAA GGTCGGCCGTGAAGATGCCAGCAGTCGGCAGGACATTGTCCTGAGCGGTCACTTCATTAAAGATGAACACTGTATCTTCACAAGTACCACAAATGCGTCAGGAGAGGGTACGGTGGTCCTGGAGCCCTGTGAGGAAGCAGAGACTTACGTTAACGGGAAGAGAGTGACAGAGCCCACTGTTCTCAGATCAG GCAACCGTATCATTATGGGCAAAAGCCACGTGTTCCGTTTCAATGACCCTGAGCAAGCACGGCAAGAGAGGGAGAGGACCCCGTGTGCAGACACACCTGTGGAGCCAGTGGACTGGGCCTTTGCCCAAAGAGAACTACTGGAAAAACAAGGCATTGATATGAAACAAGAGATGGAGCAGAG GTTACAGGAGCTGGAGGACCAGTACCGCAAAGAGAGAGAAGAAGCAAGCAACCTTCTGGAACAGCAGAGATTG gacTATGAGAGTAAGCTGGAAGCTCTTCAGAGGCAGGTTGATTCCAGATATTACCCAGAAACCacggaggaagaggaggaaccAGAAGAGGAAG TGCCGTGGACAAAGCGAGAGACAGAACTGGCCCTCTGGGCTTTCCGGAAATGGCGATTCTATCAGTTCACCTCTCTCAGAGACCTGCTCTGGGGAAATGCTATTTTCCTCAAGGAGGCTAACGCCATTAGTGTGGAGCTAAAGAAAAAG GTTCAGTTTCAGTTTGTACTACTCACGGACACACTGTACTCCCCGCTGCCTCCTGACCTCCTGCCCCCCAGCATAGCCAAAGACAGGGAGAAGAGGCTGTTCCCTCGCACCATTGTAGCAGTAGAGGTTCAGGATCAGAAAAATGGTGCCACACACTACTGGACCCTGGAAAAACTCAG ACAAAGACTGGATTTGATGAGAGAAATGTATGACCGAGCAGCAGAGGTGCCTAGTACTGCAGTCGAGGACTGTGATCATATGATGTCCGGCGGTGACCCTTTCTACGACCGCTTTCCATGGTTCCGTCTGGTTGGTCG CACTCCCATTCTCAACACGTGCATGAGCGAGCGCATGAGTGACCTTACCCTCTCCCCCACCCTCTCCGACCCCGACTCTGACATAACCGAGCTTGCCGATGAGCGGCATTATGGGAAAGTcgaggtggaggaggaggagttGGATGACCTGGACGATGAGATCTTTATGGAGGACCCTGGCTCAGAGCTTgggagagaggaggaggaggatggtGTGGGGGAGCGCTGCCCAGGTGTCAGCGATGGCCAGGACCCCTTTTACGACCGCTGGCCTCTGTTCAGTTTAGTGGGAAG GGCCTTTGTGTATCTGAGCAATCTGCTGTACCCTGTGCCATTAGTGCACCGTGTGGCCATTGTAAGCGAGAAAGGCGAGGTCAAGGGGTTCCTCCGTGTGGCAGTTCAAGCCATATCAG CTGATGAAGAGGCTCCTGATTATGGCTCAGGTGTGAGACAATCAGGAACTGCCAAGATCTCATTTGAGGATCAACAGTTCGAGAAG TTCCAAACAGAAACATGCACTGGTGGGAcgtctcacacaaacacatctcaAGAGGAGTTGCGCATCGTAGAAGGAGAAGGACAAAACTCAGAGATGGGCCTCAGTGCTGATGAGGTCAACAACAACACCTGTGCAG CATCTCCTGACATTCCTAACAGTCCTCTGAAGGGTGGTCTGGAATGTTCTCTTGATGTGACTCAGGAAAAATCACTTCAGCACTTGAAAATTGGCAGCAACTTCACCTTCAGGGTCACAGTGCTTCAGGCCTCCAGCATCTCTGCTGAGTATGCAGATATCTTCTGCCAGTTCAA CTTTATTCACAGGCATGACGAGGCATTTTCCACTGAGCCATTAAAGAATACCGGCCGAGGGCCTCCACTGGGATTCTACCATGTACAAAAT ATAACCGTGGAGGTCACAAAATCTTTCGTGGAATACATCAAAAGTCAGCCAATTGTTTTTGAGGTATTCGGCCACTACCAGAAACAGCCTTTCCCTCCACTCTGTAAGGACTTAATTAG TTCATTACGTCCAACAAGAAGGCAGTTCCCTAGAGTTATGCCTTTGTCAAAGCCAG TGCCCGCCACTAAACTGAACACGCTGACGCGCTCCACCGCTGGCCCCTGTCACTGCAAATATGACCTTATGGCATTCTTTGAGATCTGTGAACTGGAGGCCAATGGAGA TTACATCCCAGCCGTTGTTGATCACAGGGGTGGAATGCCCTGCCATGGTACATTCCTGTTGCACCAG GGCATCCAAAGAAGAATTACAGTGACTATTGCCCATGAAACGGGCAATGATATTGAGTGGAAGGAGGTTAAAGAGCTCGTCATAG GGCGTATTCGTAACACACCCGAGGCGGATGAGACTATCATCGACCCCAACATCCTGTCCCTCAACATCCTGTCTTCAGGCTACATACGACCATCTTATGATGACAG AGTGTCATTGGGAATTGACCATAG GACATTTTACCGCTTTGAGGCGGCATGGGACAGCTCCATGCACAACTCCCTCCTGCTGAACCGTGTCACTCCATATGGAGAGAAAATTTACATCACCCTCTCTGCCTATCTTGAG ATGGAGAACTGCACTCAGCCCACTGTCATCACTAAGGACTTTTGCATGGTGTTCTACTCCAGAGATGCTAAACTTCCTGCGTCTCGCTCCATTCGAAACCTTTTCAGCACTGGTGCCTTTAGGCCCTCTGAGAG TAACCGTGTGACTGGAGTGTATGAATTAAGCCTCTGCCATTTGGCTGACATTGGAAGTCCTG GTATGCAAAGGAGGCGCAGACGGGTGCTGGACACCTCAGTGGCGTATGTGCGTGGAGAGGAGAACCTTGCGGGTTGGAGGCCCCGCAGCGACAGCCTCATTCTGGACCACCAGTGGGAGCTGGAGAAACTTAGCCTTCTACAAGAG GTGGAGAAGACCAGGCATTACCTTCTGCTGAGAGAGAAGCTGGAAGCATCTCTGCTGCTGGGACAGGACTCTTTCTGTGGCAAAGACCTGATGGATTCACCCAAGGCCTCCAGCCCCATGTTCAACCCAGTAGTCAGCCTGGGTCTGGACAGTCCCAACGAGAGACAGAGGGAGCTGGCTGCCAAG tGTGTGCGACTGCTCATGCACACCTTCAACAGGCAGTACAGCCAGGTGAGCAGCAGTCTCAGTGAGAGCAAG ctgtcAGAGATGTCTGCATCGCTTTTAAGTGCTTCTTCCCCTCTGAGCACTTTAACACCCTCCTCTACCTGCCCGTCACTGGTGGACGGGCACTACGGCAGTCCAGACCTCAG AGGTGCTGAGGCAAACTCTGGTGCCTCCAGTCCTGATCTCGATCCCTTCAGCCCTATAGAGAGAAAACCAAGGAGCTGCACCTTCATCCCGAACATCCAGGAGATTCGTGTCAG CCCCATTGTGTCAAAGAAAGGCTATCTACACTTTCACGAGACACACACCAGTGGCTGGGTGAAGCGTTACATTGTGGTGCGGCGGCCATATGTCTACCTGTACCGCAGTGAGAGAGACTGCGTGGAGCGAGCTGTCATCAACCTGTCCTCTGCTCAGGTGGAGTACAGCGAAGATCAGCATGCCATGCTGAGG gcTCCTAACACTTTTGCAGTGTGCACTGAGCATCGCAACATTCTCCTCCAAGCAGGCAATGACAAAGAGATGCATGACTGGCTGTACGCATTCAACCCACTGCTGGCAGGAACTATCAG GTCTAAGCTTTCCAGAAGAAAATCAGGACAGATGAGGatgtga
- the kif1ab gene encoding kinesin-like protein KIF1A isoform X13 codes for MAGASVKVAVRVRPFNSREIGKESKCIIQMSGNTTTILNPKQPKETKSFNFDYSYWSHTTPEDVNYACQKQVYKDIGEEMLLHAFEGYNVCIFAYGQTGAGKSYTMMGKQEKDQEGIIPLLCEDLFTKISDNNDNSMSYSVEVSYMEIYCERVRDLLNPKNKGNLRVREHPLMGPYVEDLSKLAVTSYNDIQDLMDSGNKARTVAATNMNETSSRSHAVFNIIFTQKRHDSDTDNTSEKVSKISLVDLAGSERADSTGAKGTRLKEGANINKSLTTLGKVISALAEMDSVPNKNKKKKKVESFIPYRDSVLTWLLRENLGGNSRTAMVAALSPADINYDETLSTLRYADRAKQIRCNAVINEDPNNRLVRELKEEVARLKDLLYAQGLGDIIEMTNAMTGMSPSPSLSALSSRAGSISSLHDRIMFSPGSEEAIERLKETEKIIAELNETWEEKLRRTEAIRMEREALLAEMGVAMREDGGTVGVFSPKKTPHLVNLNEDPLMSECLLYYIKDGITKVGREDASSRQDIVLSGHFIKDEHCIFTSTTNASGEGTVVLEPCEEAETYVNGKRVTEPTVLRSGNRIIMGKSHVFRFNDPEQARQERERTPCADTPVEPVDWAFAQRELLEKQGIDMKQEMEQRLQELEDQYRKEREEASNLLEQQRLDYESKLEALQRQVDSRYYPETTEEEEEPEEEVPWTKRETELALWAFRKWRFYQFTSLRDLLWGNAIFLKEANAISVELKKKVQFQFVLLTDTLYSPLPPDLLPPSIAKDREKRLFPRTIVAVEVQDQKNGATHYWTLEKLRQRLDLMREMYDRAAEVPSTAVEDCDHMMSGGDPFYDRFPWFRLVGRAFVYLSNLLYPVPLVHRVAIVSEKGEVKGFLRVAVQAISADEEAPDYGSGVRQSGTAKISFEDQQFEKFQTETCTGGTSHTNTSQEELRIVEGEGQNSEMGLSADEVNNNTCAASPDIPNSPLKGGLECSLDVTQEKSLQHLKIGSNFTFRVTVLQASSISAEYADIFCQFNFIHRHDEAFSTEPLKNTGRGPPLGFYHVQNITVEVTKSFVEYIKSQPIVFEVFGHYQKQPFPPLCKDLISSLRPTRRQFPRVMPLSKPVPATKLNTLTRSTAGPCHCKYDLMAFFEICELEANGDYIPAVVDHRGGMPCHGTFLLHQGIQRRITVTIAHETGNDIEWKEVKELVIGRIRNTPEADETIIDPNILSLNILSSGYIRPSYDDRVSLGIDHRTFYRFEAAWDSSMHNSLLLNRVTPYGEKIYITLSAYLEMENCTQPTVITKDFCMVFYSRDAKLPASRSIRNLFSTGAFRPSESNRVTGVYELSLCHLADIGSPGMQRRRRRVLDTSVAYVRGEENLAGWRPRSDSLILDHQWELEKLSLLQEVEKTRHYLLLREKLEASLLLGQDSFCGKDLMDSPKASSPMFNPVVSLGLDSPNERQRELAAKCVRLLMHTFNRQYSQVSSSLSESKLSEMSASLLSASSPLSTLTPSSTCPSLVDGHYGSPDLRGAEANSGASSPDLDPFSPIERKPRSCTFIPNIQEIRVSPIVSKKGYLHFHETHTSGWVKRYIVVRRPYVYLYRSERDCVERAVINLSSAQVEYSEDQHAMLRAPNTFAVCTEHRNILLQAGNDKEMHDWLYAFNPLLAGTIRSKLSRRKSGQMRM; via the exons ATGGCCGGTGCCTCGGTGAAAGTAGCTGTGAGGGTCCGTCCCTTCAATTCACGAGAGATTGGAAAAGAGAGCAAGTGCATCATCCAGATGTCAGGCAACACTACCA CAATTCTAAACCCAAAACAGCCAAAGGAGACCAAGAGCTTCAACTTTGACTATTCTTATTGGTCACATACAACG CCAGAAGATGTGAACTATGCATGCCAAAAGCAGGTTTATAAAGACATTGGAGAGGAAATGCTTCTGCATGCTTTTGAGGGATACAACGTTTGTATCTTTGCCTATGGGCAAACAGGGGCAGGAAAATCATATACCATGATGGGGAAACAGGAGAAAGACCAAGAAGGCATCATCCCATTG CTATGTGAGGACCTGTTTACCAAGATCAGTGACAATAATGACAACAGCATGTCATACTCAGTTGAG gtcagtTACATGGAGATCTACTGTGAGCGTGTGCGGGACCTTCTGAACCCAAAGAACAAAGGTAATCTGCGCGTGCGAGAGCATCCTCTGATGGGGCCGTACGTCGAGGATCTGTCAAAACTAGCCGTTACTTCCTACAATGACATCCAGGACCTGATGGACTCTGGAAACAAAGCAAG AACTGTGGCAGCCACCAACATGAATGAGACCAGCAGTCGCTCCCACGCTGTGTTCAACATCATCTTCACACAGAAACGTCATGATAGTGATACAGACAACACATCTGAAAAG GTCAGCAAAATCAGCTTGGTCGACTTGGCAGGCAGTGAGAGGGCTGATTCTACTGGAGCTAAAGGCACTAGACTCAAG GAAGGAGCCAATATTAACAAATCTTTAACAACACTAGGCAAAGTTATCTCTGCTCTGGCTGAGATG gACTCTGTACCAAACAAG aacaagaagaaaaagaaagttgAGAGCTTTATTCCATACAGAGATTCAGTTCTGACTTGGCTGCTGAGGGAAAACCTCG gAGGAAACTCACGTACCGCTATGGTAGCAGCTCTAAGCCCTGCTGATATTAACTATGATGAGACTCTCAGCACGCTCAG GTACGCTGACCGAGCCAAGCAGATCCGCTGCAACGCTGTCATCAACGAAGACCCCAACAACCGCCTGGTGCGTGAACTGAAAGAAGAGGTGGCACGTCTGAAGGATCTGCTTTATGCTCAGGGTCTTGGAGACATCATTGAGA TGACCAATGCCATGACAGGGATGAGCCCATCGCCCTCGCTCTCCGCCCTGTCCAGCCGAGCTGGCTCCATCAGCAGCCTGCATGACCGGATCATGTTCAGCCCAGGAAGCGAGGAAGCTATTGAGAGGCTGAAG GAAACTGAGAAGATAATCGCAGAACTCAATGAAACTTGGGAAGAGAAGCTTCGTCGCACCGAGGCCATTCGAATGGAAAG GGAGGCACTTTTGGCTGAAATGGGTGTGGCGATGAGGGAAGATGGAGGAACTGTTGGAGTCTTTTCACCAAAGAAG ACACCTCACCTGGTCAACCTCAATGAAGATCCACTGATGTCTGAATGTTTGTTGTATTACATTAAAGATGGAATCACCAA GGTCGGCCGTGAAGATGCCAGCAGTCGGCAGGACATTGTCCTGAGCGGTCACTTCATTAAAGATGAACACTGTATCTTCACAAGTACCACAAATGCGTCAGGAGAGGGTACGGTGGTCCTGGAGCCCTGTGAGGAAGCAGAGACTTACGTTAACGGGAAGAGAGTGACAGAGCCCACTGTTCTCAGATCAG GCAACCGTATCATTATGGGCAAAAGCCACGTGTTCCGTTTCAATGACCCTGAGCAAGCACGGCAAGAGAGGGAGAGGACCCCGTGTGCAGACACACCTGTGGAGCCAGTGGACTGGGCCTTTGCCCAAAGAGAACTACTGGAAAAACAAGGCATTGATATGAAACAAGAGATGGAGCAGAG GTTACAGGAGCTGGAGGACCAGTACCGCAAAGAGAGAGAAGAAGCAAGCAACCTTCTGGAACAGCAGAGATTG gacTATGAGAGTAAGCTGGAAGCTCTTCAGAGGCAGGTTGATTCCAGATATTACCCAGAAACCacggaggaagaggaggaaccAGAAGAGGAAG TGCCGTGGACAAAGCGAGAGACAGAACTGGCCCTCTGGGCTTTCCGGAAATGGCGATTCTATCAGTTCACCTCTCTCAGAGACCTGCTCTGGGGAAATGCTATTTTCCTCAAGGAGGCTAACGCCATTAGTGTGGAGCTAAAGAAAAAG GTTCAGTTTCAGTTTGTACTACTCACGGACACACTGTACTCCCCGCTGCCTCCTGACCTCCTGCCCCCCAGCATAGCCAAAGACAGGGAGAAGAGGCTGTTCCCTCGCACCATTGTAGCAGTAGAGGTTCAGGATCAGAAAAATGGTGCCACACACTACTGGACCCTGGAAAAACTCAG ACAAAGACTGGATTTGATGAGAGAAATGTATGACCGAGCAGCAGAGGTGCCTAGTACTGCAGTCGAGGACTGTGATCATATGATGTCCGGCGGTGACCCTTTCTACGACCGCTTTCCATGGTTCCGTCTGGTTGGTCG GGCCTTTGTGTATCTGAGCAATCTGCTGTACCCTGTGCCATTAGTGCACCGTGTGGCCATTGTAAGCGAGAAAGGCGAGGTCAAGGGGTTCCTCCGTGTGGCAGTTCAAGCCATATCAG CTGATGAAGAGGCTCCTGATTATGGCTCAGGTGTGAGACAATCAGGAACTGCCAAGATCTCATTTGAGGATCAACAGTTCGAGAAG TTCCAAACAGAAACATGCACTGGTGGGAcgtctcacacaaacacatctcaAGAGGAGTTGCGCATCGTAGAAGGAGAAGGACAAAACTCAGAGATGGGCCTCAGTGCTGATGAGGTCAACAACAACACCTGTGCAG CATCTCCTGACATTCCTAACAGTCCTCTGAAGGGTGGTCTGGAATGTTCTCTTGATGTGACTCAGGAAAAATCACTTCAGCACTTGAAAATTGGCAGCAACTTCACCTTCAGGGTCACAGTGCTTCAGGCCTCCAGCATCTCTGCTGAGTATGCAGATATCTTCTGCCAGTTCAA CTTTATTCACAGGCATGACGAGGCATTTTCCACTGAGCCATTAAAGAATACCGGCCGAGGGCCTCCACTGGGATTCTACCATGTACAAAAT ATAACCGTGGAGGTCACAAAATCTTTCGTGGAATACATCAAAAGTCAGCCAATTGTTTTTGAGGTATTCGGCCACTACCAGAAACAGCCTTTCCCTCCACTCTGTAAGGACTTAATTAG TTCATTACGTCCAACAAGAAGGCAGTTCCCTAGAGTTATGCCTTTGTCAAAGCCAG TGCCCGCCACTAAACTGAACACGCTGACGCGCTCCACCGCTGGCCCCTGTCACTGCAAATATGACCTTATGGCATTCTTTGAGATCTGTGAACTGGAGGCCAATGGAGA TTACATCCCAGCCGTTGTTGATCACAGGGGTGGAATGCCCTGCCATGGTACATTCCTGTTGCACCAG GGCATCCAAAGAAGAATTACAGTGACTATTGCCCATGAAACGGGCAATGATATTGAGTGGAAGGAGGTTAAAGAGCTCGTCATAG GGCGTATTCGTAACACACCCGAGGCGGATGAGACTATCATCGACCCCAACATCCTGTCCCTCAACATCCTGTCTTCAGGCTACATACGACCATCTTATGATGACAG AGTGTCATTGGGAATTGACCATAG GACATTTTACCGCTTTGAGGCGGCATGGGACAGCTCCATGCACAACTCCCTCCTGCTGAACCGTGTCACTCCATATGGAGAGAAAATTTACATCACCCTCTCTGCCTATCTTGAG ATGGAGAACTGCACTCAGCCCACTGTCATCACTAAGGACTTTTGCATGGTGTTCTACTCCAGAGATGCTAAACTTCCTGCGTCTCGCTCCATTCGAAACCTTTTCAGCACTGGTGCCTTTAGGCCCTCTGAGAG TAACCGTGTGACTGGAGTGTATGAATTAAGCCTCTGCCATTTGGCTGACATTGGAAGTCCTG GTATGCAAAGGAGGCGCAGACGGGTGCTGGACACCTCAGTGGCGTATGTGCGTGGAGAGGAGAACCTTGCGGGTTGGAGGCCCCGCAGCGACAGCCTCATTCTGGACCACCAGTGGGAGCTGGAGAAACTTAGCCTTCTACAAGAG GTGGAGAAGACCAGGCATTACCTTCTGCTGAGAGAGAAGCTGGAAGCATCTCTGCTGCTGGGACAGGACTCTTTCTGTGGCAAAGACCTGATGGATTCACCCAAGGCCTCCAGCCCCATGTTCAACCCAGTAGTCAGCCTGGGTCTGGACAGTCCCAACGAGAGACAGAGGGAGCTGGCTGCCAAG tGTGTGCGACTGCTCATGCACACCTTCAACAGGCAGTACAGCCAGGTGAGCAGCAGTCTCAGTGAGAGCAAG ctgtcAGAGATGTCTGCATCGCTTTTAAGTGCTTCTTCCCCTCTGAGCACTTTAACACCCTCCTCTACCTGCCCGTCACTGGTGGACGGGCACTACGGCAGTCCAGACCTCAG AGGTGCTGAGGCAAACTCTGGTGCCTCCAGTCCTGATCTCGATCCCTTCAGCCCTATAGAGAGAAAACCAAGGAGCTGCACCTTCATCCCGAACATCCAGGAGATTCGTGTCAG CCCCATTGTGTCAAAGAAAGGCTATCTACACTTTCACGAGACACACACCAGTGGCTGGGTGAAGCGTTACATTGTGGTGCGGCGGCCATATGTCTACCTGTACCGCAGTGAGAGAGACTGCGTGGAGCGAGCTGTCATCAACCTGTCCTCTGCTCAGGTGGAGTACAGCGAAGATCAGCATGCCATGCTGAGG gcTCCTAACACTTTTGCAGTGTGCACTGAGCATCGCAACATTCTCCTCCAAGCAGGCAATGACAAAGAGATGCATGACTGGCTGTACGCATTCAACCCACTGCTGGCAGGAACTATCAG GTCTAAGCTTTCCAGAAGAAAATCAGGACAGATGAGGatgtga